A single genomic interval of Lathyrus oleraceus cultivar Zhongwan6 chromosome 7, CAAS_Psat_ZW6_1.0, whole genome shotgun sequence harbors:
- the LOC127100916 gene encoding isoflavonoid 7-O-beta-apiosyl-glucoside beta-glycosidase-like, which translates to FVGINEYDDPTLSLEESLLDIYRIDYHYRHLFYLKESIKAGVNVKGYFAWSFLDNFEWHKGYTMRFEMILVDCKNDLKRYQKLSASWFKNFLTTDTKLYIDSI; encoded by the exons TTTGTAGGTATAAATGAGTACGACGATCCAACGTTATCACTTGAGGAATCTCTTCTCGATATTTATAGAATTGATTATCATTATCGTCATCTTTTTTATCTTAAAGAATCGATTAA GGCTGGTGTAAATGTAAAGGGATATTTTGCATGGTCTTTCTTGGACAATTTTGAATGGCATAAGGGTTATACCATGAGATTTGAAATGATACTTGTGGATTGTAAAAATGATTTAAAAAGATATCAAAAGCTTTCAGCATCTTGGTTCAAGAATTTTCTCACAACAGATACCAAACTTTACATAGATTCCATTTAA